The Leptospira sp. WS39.C2 genome contains a region encoding:
- a CDS encoding response regulator — translation MNLSQIKNEKNAILCVDDEPILLLSLVQELKREIGGSYTYETAQNPEEAMEVIDDLCQSGVEVILILSDWLMPGMRGDEFLIKVHQKYPHIKSILISGHADRDAINRVKEEAKTYAIFSKPWNTKELLDAVRFCCNLT, via the coding sequence TTGAATTTATCACAGATCAAAAATGAGAAAAATGCAATTTTATGTGTTGATGACGAACCCATCCTTCTCTTATCTCTCGTACAAGAACTAAAAAGGGAGATTGGCGGTAGTTATACCTACGAAACTGCTCAAAATCCAGAAGAAGCGATGGAAGTGATCGATGACCTTTGCCAATCAGGTGTAGAAGTTATCCTCATTCTTTCAGATTGGCTTATGCCAGGGATGCGAGGGGATGAATTTCTCATCAAAGTCCACCAAAAATACCCACATATCAAATCCATCCTCATTTCTGGGCATGCAGATCGGGATGCGATCAATCGTGTGAAAGAGGAAGCCAAAACTTACGCGATTTTTTCCAAACCTTGGAACACCAAGGAACTTTTGGATGCTGTTCGTTTCTGTTGCAATTTGACCTAA
- a CDS encoding Smr/MutS family protein — MRTIYIRKLRFEEARTKLERELHEAFMDGETYVEILHGIGEGVLRRMAIDYVTTSGFLKLVESDPMFRQNPGSTLVEILAPSKEYINRLKA, encoded by the coding sequence GTGCGTACGATTTACATCCGCAAACTCCGATTCGAAGAAGCTCGGACCAAACTCGAAAGGGAACTCCATGAAGCATTTATGGACGGGGAAACCTATGTAGAAATCCTACATGGGATTGGGGAAGGGGTATTACGCCGAATGGCGATTGACTACGTGACCACCTCAGGGTTTTTGAAATTAGTGGAATCCGATCCAATGTTCCGACAAAATCCTGGCAGCACCCTTGTGGAAATCCTCGCTCCTTCCAAAGAATACATCAATCGATTGAAAGCATGA
- the cimA gene encoding (R)-citramalate synthase CimA, protein MTDPNSKIEILDVTLRDGEQTNGVSFSWQQKLNITKHLLKDLKTDRVEIASARVSPGEFEAVGKIIEWAKAEGLQDRIEILGFVDQNKTVEWMKGTGVKVLNLLTKGSLNHLTNQLRKTPEEHFSDIKQTVDFACEAGITVNVYLEDWSNGYLHSRDYVIQYLQTVSKFPIKRFYLADTLGVLSPEEVKTAVTDLVSLFPNLWFEFHGHNDYDLAVANCLEAVKAGVRGLHVAVNGLGERAGNSPLEAVVTALHDKTKFRTSVVEKEITSSSRLVEVFSGKRISDNRPIVGEDVFTQTAGVHADGDKKGNLYANPILPERFGRSRVYALGKLAGKASITENLKQLGMVLSPEIEKKVLTRVIELGDQNKTVTKEDLPYIISDITGENLESSFRIETCTVTSGIGVKPKAEVKVKYQGKLYEGKGEGDGGYDAFMNALGTILRTLEIKIPKLFDYEVRIPPGGNTNALVETVITWKKEGDNHPIRTIGIDSDQQVAAVKATERMLHIILGNV, encoded by the coding sequence ATGACAGATCCAAATTCCAAAATTGAAATTTTAGACGTAACGTTACGGGATGGGGAACAAACCAATGGGGTTTCGTTTTCTTGGCAACAAAAGCTAAACATCACCAAACACCTTTTAAAGGATTTAAAAACAGACCGTGTGGAAATTGCCAGTGCGCGTGTGTCTCCAGGGGAGTTTGAAGCCGTTGGGAAAATCATTGAATGGGCAAAAGCAGAAGGCCTACAGGACCGGATTGAGATCTTAGGATTTGTTGATCAAAACAAAACGGTAGAGTGGATGAAAGGGACTGGTGTAAAGGTCTTAAACCTTTTGACAAAAGGGTCACTTAACCACCTAACAAACCAACTTCGAAAGACTCCCGAAGAACATTTTTCCGATATCAAACAAACTGTTGATTTCGCTTGCGAGGCAGGGATTACAGTCAATGTTTATTTAGAGGACTGGTCGAATGGATACTTACATTCCAGAGACTATGTCATTCAATATTTACAAACTGTTTCAAAGTTTCCCATCAAACGTTTTTATCTTGCTGACACTTTAGGTGTATTATCGCCAGAAGAAGTAAAAACGGCTGTGACAGATCTTGTCAGTTTATTTCCCAATTTATGGTTTGAATTCCATGGACATAATGATTATGACTTAGCGGTTGCAAATTGTCTAGAAGCTGTGAAGGCTGGGGTTCGAGGACTTCATGTTGCTGTGAATGGTCTTGGAGAACGAGCAGGGAATTCTCCATTAGAAGCTGTGGTGACAGCACTCCATGACAAAACCAAATTTAGAACTTCTGTTGTCGAAAAAGAAATCACAAGTTCGTCAAGGTTAGTGGAAGTGTTTTCAGGAAAACGAATTTCGGATAACAGACCCATTGTGGGAGAAGATGTATTCACACAAACGGCAGGTGTCCATGCTGATGGAGACAAAAAGGGAAATTTATATGCCAATCCCATCCTTCCCGAACGATTCGGAAGGAGCCGTGTGTATGCACTTGGCAAGTTAGCTGGAAAAGCTAGTATCACAGAAAACTTAAAACAGTTGGGAATGGTTCTCTCCCCTGAAATTGAAAAGAAGGTACTAACACGAGTGATTGAACTTGGGGACCAAAACAAAACGGTCACCAAAGAAGATTTACCTTACATCATCTCAGATATCACGGGGGAAAACTTAGAATCTAGTTTTCGGATCGAAACTTGTACGGTCACAAGTGGCATTGGAGTGAAACCAAAGGCAGAAGTGAAAGTGAAGTACCAAGGCAAACTTTATGAAGGAAAAGGGGAAGGGGATGGTGGTTATGATGCCTTTATGAATGCCCTCGGAACCATCTTAAGAACCTTAGAAATCAAAATTCCAAAACTCTTTGATTATGAAGTGAGGATTCCGCCTGGTGGGAATACAAATGCACTTGTGGAAACTGTCATCACTTGGAAAAAAGAGGGAGACAATCACCCCATCCGCACGATCGGAATTGACTCGGACCAACAAGTTGCCGCCGTCAAAGCCACCGAACGAATGTTACATATTATACTTGGGAATGTATGA
- the pth gene encoding aminoacyl-tRNA hydrolase, with product MIHFLIVGLGNPGDKYKNTRHNIGFMILDALASEFGASFKDAKKYAETTHTYDGDKIHLLKPLEFMNLSGKATQTLANLYKIPPSQILVVQDEVDLPFGKIKNKIGGGTAGHNGLKDIVAKLGSQDFHRLRFGVGKPEKGGMEVADFVLQNFHAEEKTELQTLIKDSVSKIEDWIRTNRNLLLKESKA from the coding sequence ATGATACACTTTTTAATTGTTGGTCTTGGAAATCCGGGAGATAAATACAAAAACACCCGCCATAATATTGGGTTTATGATCTTAGATGCGTTGGCTTCTGAATTTGGTGCCTCCTTTAAAGATGCCAAAAAATATGCAGAAACCACTCATACCTATGACGGGGATAAAATCCATTTACTGAAACCCTTGGAGTTTATGAACCTTTCTGGAAAAGCGACCCAAACCCTTGCGAATTTGTATAAAATCCCACCTTCGCAGATCCTCGTGGTCCAAGACGAAGTTGATTTGCCATTTGGTAAAATCAAAAACAAAATCGGTGGAGGAACCGCAGGCCATAATGGTCTAAAAGACATCGTGGCAAAACTCGGTTCACAAGACTTCCATCGTTTGCGTTTTGGTGTGGGCAAACCTGAAAAAGGGGGGATGGAAGTGGCTGACTTTGTTTTGCAAAACTTCCATGCAGAGGAAAAAACAGAGTTGCAAACACTCATCAAAGACTCCGTTTCCAAAATAGAAGATTGGATTCGAACGAATCGTAACCTGCTATTAAAAGAATCCAAGGCATAA
- a CDS encoding YqaA family protein: MTKEEDTSINLRTLFFQTILSIVIVLAIVFGLAYFFRKELLGFSEHFVRIFGFLGLFIGMILSDSLPAFVPPDAFLVLAITGEMDPLKTILSMSVGSIIGGSIAYYIGLYLIPKFHLGRQMVLHYEDKLLPYIRKFGFGAVVLSALTPIPYSWMAYTVGTFKMPFRLFFLGSLFRFVRISVYFYAMYIGWITGG; encoded by the coding sequence ATGACAAAAGAAGAAGACACTTCCATCAATCTAAGAACGTTATTTTTTCAAACCATCCTCTCTATTGTGATCGTTCTTGCCATTGTCTTTGGTCTTGCTTATTTTTTCCGAAAGGAACTACTTGGGTTTAGCGAACACTTTGTACGAATATTCGGCTTCCTCGGTTTATTTATTGGGATGATCCTTTCCGATAGCCTTCCTGCTTTTGTTCCTCCTGATGCATTTCTTGTTCTTGCTATCACAGGGGAGATGGACCCACTAAAAACCATCTTATCGATGTCAGTTGGGAGTATCATAGGTGGAAGTATTGCTTATTATATCGGCCTATACCTCATTCCTAAATTCCATTTGGGTCGTCAGATGGTTTTACACTATGAAGACAAACTCCTGCCATACATTCGTAAATTTGGGTTTGGTGCGGTTGTCCTAAGTGCTCTCACACCCATCCCGTATTCTTGGATGGCCTATACAGTTGGTACATTTAAGATGCCATTCAGGTTGTTTTTTTTGGGATCTCTTTTTCGGTTTGTTCGTATCTCTGTTTATTTTTATGCCATGTACATTGGTTGGATCACGGGAGGGTAA
- a CDS encoding replication-associated recombination protein A, with the protein MDSLFSNSKQVPLAHLVRPKTWSEFVGQTKVVSALQSITKPTSILFYGPPGTGKTTLAHLLAESWKLEKRYLSCVTSGVKEVREVLEEGKRLGTIVLFLDEIHRFSSSQQDALLSAVEEGEIILIAATTENPSFRVNKALLSRMLVYRLTTLTEEEEDQIFSTCLAKQNANRTIPEVVKGELFRRSAGDARKLLGYLERILSATKEGEVVTEERLSVILGDTLVTYDKNSESHYDIISAFIKSLRGSDPDAALFYLALMIEGGEDPLFVARRLVIFASEDVGNASVHALPLAIATWQAVERVGMPEGRIPLGQCTTFLASAPKSNASYMAINEALAFVKARNKSFQIPNHLRNAPTATHKNEGAGVGYKYPHDFPGHFLKERYFPESFYPNPPTFYSPSNQGMEKNLKEQLERLWGDRY; encoded by the coding sequence TTGGACTCTTTATTTTCTAATTCCAAACAAGTCCCACTTGCCCACTTGGTGCGGCCAAAAACTTGGTCCGAATTTGTGGGCCAAACAAAAGTGGTCTCTGCTTTACAATCCATTACAAAACCCACATCCATTTTATTCTATGGTCCCCCAGGTACGGGAAAAACCACCCTCGCACACCTCCTCGCTGAGTCTTGGAAATTGGAAAAACGTTATTTAAGTTGTGTGACAAGTGGTGTGAAAGAAGTGAGGGAAGTGTTAGAAGAAGGAAAACGACTCGGTACCATTGTCCTTTTTTTGGATGAGATCCACCGATTTTCTTCCTCCCAACAAGATGCTCTTCTTTCTGCAGTAGAAGAAGGAGAGATCATCCTCATTGCCGCTACTACTGAAAATCCTAGTTTTCGAGTGAACAAAGCCTTACTCTCTCGGATGTTAGTTTACCGCCTCACCACTCTCACCGAAGAAGAAGAGGACCAAATTTTTTCTACGTGCCTCGCAAAACAAAACGCCAATCGCACCATCCCTGAAGTGGTAAAAGGGGAACTTTTCCGAAGGAGTGCGGGAGATGCAAGAAAACTCCTTGGGTATTTGGAGCGGATCTTAAGTGCCACAAAGGAAGGCGAAGTGGTTACAGAAGAAAGGTTATCCGTGATCCTTGGGGACACTCTCGTTACTTACGATAAAAATAGCGAAAGCCATTATGATATCATATCTGCCTTTATCAAATCCCTTCGTGGCAGTGACCCAGATGCCGCTTTATTTTATCTGGCCCTCATGATCGAAGGTGGGGAAGACCCACTTTTTGTTGCAAGGAGGCTTGTGATATTCGCAAGCGAAGACGTAGGAAATGCGAGTGTACATGCTTTACCACTTGCCATCGCCACTTGGCAGGCAGTGGAACGAGTCGGAATGCCAGAAGGAAGGATCCCTCTTGGGCAATGTACAACGTTTCTCGCATCTGCACCAAAATCTAATGCGAGTTATATGGCAATTAATGAAGCTTTAGCCTTTGTGAAAGCCAGGAATAAGTCGTTTCAGATCCCAAACCACCTGAGGAATGCACCCACTGCCACTCACAAAAACGAAGGTGCTGGTGTTGGTTACAAATACCCTCATGATTTCCCAGGACATTTCCTGAAAGAACGATACTTCCCAGAGTCCTTTTATCCGAACCCACCAACTTTTTATTCTCCCTCAAACCAAGGGATGGAAAAAAATCTGAAAGAACAATTGGAAAGGTTGTGGGGGGATCGGTATTGA
- a CDS encoding NADH-quinone oxidoreductase subunit A: MGSAPDSFAPILLQLLLGVGFSALILSLAFLLNPKKKSKPQDTFECGVTYYGDARGLFNIKFYLVAVLFILFDIEAVFLYPWAVNLIGFKEAGLGTFFLFEMFFFLLILVVGLYYIWKKGALEWD; the protein is encoded by the coding sequence ATGGGATCCGCACCGGATAGTTTTGCACCAATCCTCTTACAACTTTTGCTCGGAGTCGGTTTCTCCGCTCTGATCTTATCACTCGCCTTTCTTTTGAACCCAAAGAAAAAATCAAAACCACAAGATACCTTTGAATGTGGGGTTACGTATTATGGGGATGCTCGAGGACTTTTTAATATCAAGTTTTACTTGGTAGCTGTCCTTTTTATCCTCTTTGATATTGAAGCTGTGTTTTTATACCCTTGGGCTGTGAATCTAATTGGATTCAAAGAAGCGGGACTAGGCACGTTTTTTCTTTTTGAAATGTTTTTCTTTTTACTCATCCTTGTGGTGGGTCTATACTATATCTGGAAAAAAGGAGCACTGGAATGGGATTAA
- a CDS encoding NADH-quinone oxidoreductase subunit B → MGLTETLSKPGEMFGDMFQVATLDNVVQWGQSFSLWPYPFATACCGIEYMSTACADYDIARFGAERPSFSPRQADMILVLGTITYKMAPVLRQIYDQLAEPKFVISVGACASSGGMFHTYGVLQGVDRILPVDVYVPGCPPRPEAILDALVKLQKKVQTQGLEARRQEVMKKIQEINERNKPLVVA, encoded by the coding sequence ATGGGATTAACAGAAACATTATCCAAGCCAGGTGAGATGTTTGGTGACATGTTCCAAGTTGCCACACTCGACAATGTCGTACAGTGGGGGCAAAGTTTCTCTTTATGGCCTTATCCTTTTGCAACCGCTTGTTGTGGGATTGAATACATGAGCACTGCTTGTGCTGATTATGACATCGCCCGTTTTGGAGCAGAACGACCTTCCTTTTCTCCACGCCAAGCCGACATGATTTTAGTACTCGGAACCATCACTTATAAAATGGCTCCCGTCTTACGCCAGATATACGACCAGTTGGCAGAACCTAAATTTGTAATCTCTGTGGGAGCTTGTGCTTCTTCCGGTGGGATGTTTCACACCTACGGCGTGTTACAAGGTGTAGACCGAATCCTTCCGGTGGATGTTTATGTCCCTGGTTGCCCACCAAGACCAGAAGCAATCCTAGATGCTCTTGTGAAGTTACAAAAAAAAGTCCAAACACAAGGATTGGAAGCACGCCGCCAAGAAGTCATGAAAAAGATCCAAGAGATCAACGAACGTAACAAACCCCTCGTAGTGGCATGA
- a CDS encoding NADH-quinone oxidoreductase subunit C — protein sequence MKEKLTEFIQTRFNDSLLPQRDINTNLLYFSIKKESLPTVVQTLKDDPEFAFTFLNDLTSIDWLGKREPRFEVVYLLRSPKNNHFRFQLRVPVGEGEPVPSISGIFPAANWPEREVYDLMGISFSNHPRMERLIMPDNFVGHPLRKDYPLEGPGQDYLIEDLLTIHVEEDITD from the coding sequence ATGAAAGAAAAACTGACCGAATTTATCCAAACTCGATTTAACGATAGTTTACTCCCGCAAAGGGACATAAACACGAATCTCCTTTACTTTAGCATCAAAAAGGAAAGCCTGCCTACCGTTGTACAGACGTTAAAGGATGATCCAGAGTTTGCTTTTACTTTTTTGAACGACCTTACTTCCATCGATTGGTTAGGGAAACGGGAACCAAGATTTGAAGTGGTGTATCTCCTTCGATCTCCCAAAAACAACCACTTCCGATTCCAACTCCGTGTTCCTGTGGGAGAAGGGGAACCTGTACCAAGCATTTCGGGAATTTTCCCTGCAGCCAATTGGCCAGAAAGAGAAGTTTATGATCTTATGGGGATTTCATTTTCAAACCACCCAAGAATGGAACGACTCATTATGCCTGATAATTTTGTTGGCCACCCACTCAGGAAAGACTACCCACTCGAAGGCCCAGGCCAAGATTATCTCATCGAGGATTTACTGACCATTCACGTAGAAGAGGATATTACCGATTAG